The DNA sequence GCAGATTTGTCAAACTTTCCGGTTTATGTAAATTTAGATGATTTGCCTGATGCTACTTTTTGGGCTCATGTTAAATCTCTATGTGCTGATGTAAGAGTAACAAATTCTGGAGGATCAACAGAGCTTCCTATTGAAATTGTTTCCTGCGACACGACTGCAAAAACGGGTGAGATGTATTTTAAAGCTGACAGTTTGGCAGATTCAACTGATACTGATTTTTATATTTATTATGGTAATTCGGGTGCTTCTTCCTATGAAGTTACCGACACCTATGGCAGAAATAACGTCTGGACTAATGGCTATGGTGGAGTTTGGCACATGGGCGGCGGAACATTGATCGATTCCAGCGGGAATGTCGGTAATTCAACAACACAAACCGGTACGGAATATACGTCGGGAAAAGTAGGTATAGCAACAGATTATTCGGGATCACAGAGGTCAATTATGCCGACTGCCACGACAATAGACGAAGATGTATTGGATAGCTTAACTTATACCGTTTGGGTTAATAGTGATTCTACTTCGTGGGGCAGGCAAATGGAAAAAAGTAATCAATATTTTCTTTTGGGTAATTACGCTGGGACTGGATCGGCCGGTCCTCTACTGAAAATTAGCGGCTCCAATCAGGTTGCGACTGTAGGTACTTTGAGTACCGGAACATGGTATCAGGTTGGTGGTAGATATTCTTATTCTGGCGGGACTACTGGAGTTCTTAACGCTATCTTGAATGGTAATATAAATGCTACAACAAGCAATCTATCTAATTACATAGATTCTGCAAATACTGGCCTGTATGTCGGTTCAGACGATTCAGGTGGTTATTTTAATGGTAAGATGGATGAGCTTCGAATTGCGTCTGTTGTTAGAACGACCAATTGGCTATCAACCGAATACAACACTCTTAATGACACATCAACTTTTTATTCTCTTGAAGCGGAAGAGGAAGTGCCGGAGTTGGTTATTTTATTGCTGCCGTTAGCAATCTTGATTCCTTTTGTAGTTAAATATCATGAAAAAAGAAGGAGGCTAGTCGTATAATGTCTAAGGCATAGTTTCTATATGAATAAAAATAATCAATTAACTAAAGATACTTTCAAACTATTATTAGTTTTATTGGTGATTGTTCTTTTAATATTACCCTTTGCGACGGCATTTAATGAATTTCTAACTGAGGTTGTGGAAAATATTGGATTTTATATGGTCATTCAAAGCACCCTTGTGCCGTACATGAGTATGCTAACGGCTGCAATATTGAATATTTTGCCCGGACTCGAAGTGGGAATATTACCTTATGGAGTGGTAGTTAACGGTATTGACGTGCGTATCACCTGGAATTGTTTGGGTTGGCAAAGCTTTTTGCTTTTTTTTGCATCTTTATTTGTAGGACTAAGGGGAAATTACTCTGGAAGTTCTAAAATTCAGGCTGTCTTGTTTGGTTTATTGGGTACATTTATCATCAATATTTTTCGTTTGGTATTTACAGCCGCACTAGTTGTATGGTGGAGAGGATTGTTTGTTATTCTATTTCACAATTATTTTTCGACCTTTATCGCTATACTTTGGCTTATACTTTATTGGTGGATTTCTTATAGCTATGTGTTGGAAGAGAAAGATGGGGAGATTAATAAATAATTTAATGCATTTAGTACAATCACCAAAGCGTTAGTTGTGGGTGGCAATCACGCAATAAAAAGTTCAAGAAAAGCTACAGTCCTTTTAACTAGTAGATTCCTTGGCGCATGAGGCGTTTTGTAAATCCGTCATAATATATCATTATATGTCAGTATCACACTAATTACGCACGACGGGGTTTTATAATTAATTTCAAGAGTATTTTTACAATAGACTTCGAAGTCGAAAGTCGGGAAAGAGTGTTTTTTGCAGATTTAGGTCATGACCTTTGGCTACCCTAATTGCTTCAAGAATTGTTTTTATGCCTGCGATGTTAAGTTTGCGTTCAAATGATAAATATTTAAGAAACTGCAAATCGTTAAGGTCTGCGACACTAAACATTCTTCGTTTGGTTTTGGTGCGGTGGGGAGTTAGAAGTCCCGCTTTTTCATAAGCCATGATAGTTCGTATATGCAATTCAAGCAGTTTTGCCGCTATGGAAATAGTCAGAATTGGTTGATCGTTATTCATGTCGCAAAATATTATCCGTTACTTTTTTGGTTAATATAATCATACTAACTTGATTACATAAAAGCGTCAAGAGAGTATTGATAAAACCGCTCTAATTGTTTACTGATTCCATGATAATACAATACATATTTGTTGATTACTTTTTATATACATATATTATATAAGTTAAGATTTATATACTTAGTATTCATATAATATTTTAGTCAGATATTATTATAGCTATATCCATTATATCTTACATATAAATTATGTTATCTTTGCTATAAATACCTATATTAAGTTGCGTAGACAGCAGATATTTTTGTTTATCACACTTGATAAGTAACGGTAAATATTTAGCAATGGCAATATATGAGGCTGTTATATGAGTAAGGTTTATACCCAATTAGACATTTGAGATATTTCTGTAAGCATTAGGATGACTACAAATACTGACTTCGTAAAGACCTATATATATTTTTATCGTGAAAAATAGTTATCCACTTTAATGTGGAAAGTTTGTTTAGAAATAATACTAAGTAAATTGGTAATATTTATGTGTAGCAGTTAGATATAAGTAGTCATTTGTAGCCACAGATGGCCTTTAGAATACAAATTAAGAAGATTCGAGTTTAAAAAGTATTCAAGAATTGGCAGTAGAAAGAGTAGTATCCAGCTTCAATAATCGACATAATCATCCAATTTAGAAAAATATCCGACAAATCGTGCCTAAAAATGTGCACACAATTGAAAACACCCTATAATAGAATATAAAATATAACCTATAGATAATATAAATTTTTAAAAACTCGCTAAAATAAGGCTAATTGGATGTATTTTTTACTCAATAAAATGCACATTAATTACCGCAAGAATTACCTTAGCTTTGACCTATATTCACCATTGACATGCGTTAGTATGGTTGGTAACAATATAGATAGTTAAATTAGCCACGAAAGTTACACTTATGTCTGCCCGATGTAAAAGTAAATATTCTCCAAGTGAAAAAGAAACAATAGTTCTGGAGTGCATTGGTAATAATAAATCAATAACAAAACTAGCCAAGAAGTATAAAGTGTCTAGGAAAACTTTATATTCGTGGCTGAAAAGATATAAAAACAGCGCAAATAGAAATAAAAATAAAGCCCTGGTGAATGCTTATGTCAAAGGAAAAGATCATCCTAAAAGCAAAGTTAGTTCTATTAAATCTAAGGTTATTCGTATTGTAAGCGCACATCCAGAGTGGGGAGCGCGCTCTATAAGTAATGAACTAAAAAAGCAAGGCTGTGATATTGGATTTTTTGCAGTGCATACCTTTCTACAGTCGATGTCGATTGAAAGAAGAGATTTAAGAGAGAGTTTTGCCACTAATTATACAGGCCCCGGGAGATATATGCCTGATGTGAAGCTCGAGATTATTAACAAGTTTAGGCAGGGAGAAACTGTTTCCAGTCTTTCTGACAGTTACGCGATATCGCGAAAGACGCTTTATCAATGGATCAGAAAGATACAAAATATATCAGATGTTTCAAAATACGATTTGGCGGATGCTTATGTATCGGGAGAGAAACATCCCTTCGCTGTTTATCCAAAAATCGAAGCTCACCTACTTAGTATTGTCAAAAAACACCCCGACTATTCGATTCACAAATTAGCCGAACTACTGCCTGTGTCGTCATGGACGGTTTGGTCGACGCTTAGCCGAAACGGTTTGTCTACTTATACAGAGCGTCAGCGGTTTGCAAACCAAGGTGGCGTGATAGGGAAGACGGACTATTCTCCACAGGTTAGAAGTACCCTGGAGCAGTTCATGCCCACTTTGGCACCGGCTCCGCCTCCGGTTTCTTCGTCCAGAATTAAAACGAATCTTAAACCATCATATAAACAACTTGCACGTCACTTCTTATTTTCCGCAATATCTTCGTTAATTGTTGCCTTAACTACTCGATACTGGGTGTCAATTTTAATATCTGCGAGCTCGTTTTCGGAAGGAATAGGCCTGGTACTGGCTACTGTTGCACTTTTCTCCGGAGGGATTTTCTTCCTCTACTCACTGAAATATTATTTAACCTTAGCCGTTGTTCTTTCCTACTCGCAGGATGAGAAAGAAAATGCTGACGAGAAATCTCCCACTAAATTTATTTCATGGTTATTGGGGAAAAATGGGTCAAGCCATAATTTCGGCAAGAGTGGTTTAGAGCCGAACCTCGAGCATGTAAATCTAAAAAATCATCCTTACATCTCAGTCCAAATACCATTTTTCAACGAGAAATATGTAGCCGAGCGTGCAATTAGTGCGGCAATTAATTTTGACTACAAGGGCGATTACGAGGTTTTGGTTTGTGACGACTCAACCGATGAAACAACACAGATAATCAGGAGTCTTCAACAAAAATATTTACCCGACAACAAAAAACTAAAAATATTTATTAACAAAGAAGAAGGCTGGGAATTGTCAACAGTTGAGGTGAGACCGGGTGTCTTACTTAAACATTTACACAGGACAAGCAGGTCCGGATTTAAAGGAGGTGCTCTAAAAGTAGCGCTTAATTTAGTCGACCCAAGATGTGAATTTATTACCATTTTTGATGCCGACTTTGTACCATATCCCGATTCGCTTGATCTTTTCTTAAAGTACTTTAAGTTGCAAAACAATGGCTCGGAGGATTATACACATAGTGATGTTGCTGCAGTTCAAGGATATCAGTGGCATGTTCTTAACAAATCAGAAAACTGGATAACCAGGGGAGTAAGAAGTGAATATGCAGGAAGCTATGTAATTGAAAGAAGTGGTCAAGAAATTTACGGAGGTTTAAAGCATATCTCGGGAAGTGTATATATGATTAGACGTGCGCCCTTAACCGAGGTTGGTTGGGATACTTCAATTACAGAAGATTATGAACTTACGCTTAAGCTTTACGAAAAAGGCTATCGAGTAGTCTACACCCCATATATCCAAGCTCCGGCTGAATGCGTTTCCACCTTGAAACGCTTGATTAGACAAAGAATGCGATGGGCAGAAGGACACAGTCACAATGTAAAACTGATGTGGAAGAAACTTCTATTTGGGAGTTGGGAAGAGAAAGAGTCTGTTGGTAGTTCAAACAGCAAGTGTTTTGTCCCAAGTCCACTTACTGCGGCAGAAAAGATTGAATTTCTTTTCAACATGCCTTACTACCTTCAGGCGTTTTTGTTTTTAATTGGAACATTTGCCTGGTTACTTTCGGAAACAGTTTTTCAAGCACGTCTTCCTTTCTGGACCGTTATTTGGGGTTGGAGCCTCATCCTTACCAACATGTTTTCCTTGCCTTTGGTTAACGCAGTTGGCCTTTTCTTGGAAGAAAGTGAAGATCGTGATTATGTCGGGTTGGTAAGTTTTACACTTCTTTCGTATATAGTTGTTCCATTCCAAGCATATGCATCATTAAAGGGATTCCTCGAGAAAGAAGAGGGTGGATGGTTTAGAACTCCTAAAACAGGAAGAATTACGGATGTGATTGCCAGAGGCAGATTTTATCGTTTTATATCCGGAATTTTGCCCGGCAAAGAAAATGTCAGTTCACTTGATACAAATTATTTGTCAATGGTTACGGCAAACAACATTTTCAACACCTTTTCAATAAAGCGAAAAACACAACGGTGGGTAGGTAAACTTGCCCTAACTTCGATGGTTGCGGTTTCTTTGTTAATTGTAAGTTTTGCACCATATATCCCTATCGGAAGAAACGGTGTTTTAGCGTTTGATGCAAACTCGATTGTTTCACCTGGGGAGGCGAAACATACTTCGGATTTTTCTTTTGAAAATGAAACTAATAATTTTTCGATAACGGGACTTAGCCGTGATTTCAAAGTCGACGAGGTACCGGGTTTTCATTTAGATGTAAAAACCGCACTTGTCGAACGCGTGCGTATTAACTTCAATCAAGTTATCGGTAAAGAGTTATCAAAAACAATTCAAGCTAAAGTGTTGGATAAAAACGGAAACGAAGCATTAGACGTGGAAATAACGAAGGACACCGAAAGTAAATTTGATGTGACTATTAATCCTCAAGGTAGAGTCGTGCCGGGAGTTTACAGCTTGCATGTGAGTGACAATTTTGGCAACGTCATAGTCCAGGATTTTTCCTGGGGTGTACTGGTAATTAATACCAACAAATCAGTCTTTCACACAAACGAAGAAGCGAAAATCTCCATGGCGGTTCTCGATGAAAAAG is a window from the Candidatus Woesebacteria bacterium genome containing:
- a CDS encoding exosortase/archaeosortase family protein; translation: MNKNNQLTKDTFKLLLVLLVIVLLILPFATAFNEFLTEVVENIGFYMVIQSTLVPYMSMLTAAILNILPGLEVGILPYGVVVNGIDVRITWNCLGWQSFLLFFASLFVGLRGNYSGSSKIQAVLFGLLGTFIINIFRLVFTAALVVWWRGLFVILFHNYFSTFIAILWLILYWWISYSYVLEEKDGEINK
- a CDS encoding MerR family transcriptional regulator, yielding MNNDQPILTISIAAKLLELHIRTIMAYEKAGLLTPHRTKTKRRMFSVADLNDLQFLKYLSFERKLNIAGIKTILEAIRVAKGHDLNLQKTLFPDFRLRSLL